A window from Temnothorax longispinosus isolate EJ_2023e chromosome 1, Tlon_JGU_v1, whole genome shotgun sequence encodes these proteins:
- the LOC139813397 gene encoding probable ATP-dependent RNA helicase pitchoune, which yields MSVPEKVLMRKIKKREKTKLTVLKRREEEKDAIKPEKIPETIPQQNTEDIPPKKKMKLKILEKSERSEVAEQLPTTDNENLPGTAVGFEVTNDTSFSVLSEKVCENTLKAIKDMGFTNMTEIQAKAIPPLLEGRDLVGAAKTGSGKTLAFLIPAVELIYKLKFMPRNGTGCIIMSPTRELSMQTFGVLKELMKYHYHTYGLLMGGASRQTEAQKLEKGINIIVATPGRLLDHLQNTPDFLYKNLQCLVIDEADRILDIGYEEELKQIINILPKRRQTMLFSATQTQKVATITTLALKKEPIYVGVDDDKEMATVEGLQQGYVTCPSEKRFLLLFTFLKKNRKKKMMVFFSSCMSVKYHHELLNYIDLPVMSIHGKQKQTKRTTTFYQFCNASSGILLCTDVAARGLDIPDVDWIVQYDPPDDPKEYIHRVGRTARGEGSSGHALLILRPEELGFLRYLKEARVPVNEYEFSWNKIADIQLQLEKLISKNYFLHQSAKDAFKNYVRAYDSHHLKQVFDIETLDLVKVAKSFGFTVPPAVDLKVGISKSSRPRKRLGGGGYGHFKNINDPSSAKRLNRTKTFRQIGKRGQDNRQFSR from the exons ATGCAATCAAGCCAGAAAAAATACCCGAGACGATACCTCAGCAAAACACAGAGGATATCCCTCCAAAAA AAAAGATGAAGTTAAAGATACTTGAGAAAAGTGAAAGATCTGAGGTAGCTGAACAACTTCCGactactgacaatgagaatt taCCTGGCACAGCTGTAGGTTTTGAAGTGACAAACGATACAAGCTTCTCGGTGTTGAGCGAGAAGGTATGCGAGAATACGCTGAAGGCGATAAAGGATATGGGTTTTACAAATATGACTGAGATACAAGCGAAAGCTATTCCACCCCTTCTGGAAGGGAGAGATTTGGTTGGCGCTGCCAAAACTGGATCTGGCAAAACTCTGGCGTTCTTAATTCCCGCCGTCGAACTGATTTACAAGTTGAAGTTTATGCCCCGTAACG GCACCGGTTGCATCATTATGTCTCCCACGAGAGAATTGTCTATGCAAACTTTCGGGGTCTTGAAAGAATTGATGAAGTATCATTATCACACGTACGGTCTGCTGATGGGTGGTGCCAGTAGGCAGACCGAAGCGCAAAAGCTCGAAAAGGGAATCAACATTATCGTGGCAACGCCGGGACGATTATTAGATCATTTGCAAAATACGCCCGATTTCTTATACAAGAATCTTCAGTGTCTGGTCATCGATGAAGCTGATCGTATTCTGGATATTGGATACGAAGAAGAGTTGAAGCAAATCATCAACATCCTTCCCA AACGCCGGCAAACTATGCTCTTCAGTGCGACGCAGACACAGAAGGTAGCGACGATAACGACGTTAGCCCTAAAAAAAGAACCTATATACGTGGGGGTCGACGACGACAAGGAAATGGCGACTGTGGAGGGCTTGCAACAAGGCTACGTTACGTGCCCGAGcgagaaaagatttttacttCTGTTCACgttcttaaagaaaaaccgaaagaagaaaatgatgGTCTTCTTCAGTTCCTGCATGTCCGTTAAATATCACCACGAACTCCTAAACTACATCGATTTACCAGTGATGAGTATACAC GGTAAGCAGAAACAAACGAAAAGGACCACGACCTTTTACCAATTTTGTAACGCTTCTTCGGGTATTCTGCTTTGCACTGACGTGGCTGCGAGAGGTCTGGATATACCCGATGTTGACTGGATCGTGCAGTACGATCCACCAGACGATCCCAAG GAATACATCCATCGTGTTGGTCGAACTGCTCGCGGGGAGGGTAGCAGCGGTCATGCTTTGCTGATATTACGACCGGAGGAGCTTGGCTTCCTTCGTTATCTCAAGGAAGCTCGCGTACCCGTGAACGAATATGAATTTTCTTGGAATAAAATCGCCGATATACAATTACAG CTTGAGAAGTTGATATCGAAGAACTATTTCTTACATCAGTCAGCAAAGGATGCATTTAAGAATTACGTCAGAGCGTATGATTCACATCATTTGAAGCAGGTCTTTGATATAGAGACTCTGGATTTGGTGAAAGTCGCTAAATCGTTTGGATTTACCGTACCACCAGCAGTAGATTTga AGGTGGGAATCAGCAAGTCTTCACGACCACGAAAAAGGCTCGGCGGGGGCGGCTATggacatttcaaaaatataaacgacCCGAGTTCGGCAAAGCGGCTGAATCGCACCAAGACCTTTCGCCAGATAGGCAAACGTGGGCAGGACAATCGGCAATTCAGCAGATAA